CTTAGGGGACATTTCTATTTCGCTCGCGAGGGGACATTATCACTTCGCTTCAACAGCAACCGCCGTCGCGGCGGAAGGCCTTCACGTCGGGCGGCGATCAGCGTGTCGATTCTTCGCACCGGCGAGCGACTAACCTACGTACGGCAGGTCGGCCAAGACGCGGCCGATCCTGCGAGCGCCCAGGCGGCTCTCATTACGCCGACAGGAGCAAGGGAACATGACGGAATCGATCGAAGCTGTGACCGGCGGCGCGCCGACCGGCTCCCTTTGGTCCGGCCTCAAGAGCGCCATCCGCGGCACCGAGGCGGACTACACTCAGATCCCCCTGCGCCGAGCGGTCTTCCTGCTGGCGGTGCCGATGATCCTGGAGCTGGTGATGGAGTCCACCTTCGCGGTGGCGGATATCTACTTCGTCGGCAAGCTGGGCTCTTCGGCGGTGGCGACGGTGGGCCTCACCGAAACCTACCTGTTCCTGCTCTATTCGATCGCCATGGGCCTGTCCATGGCGGTGACCGCCATCGTCGCCCGGCGCATCGGCGAGAAGCAGCGCGACGAGGCCGGGAAGACTGCCGTGCAGGCGATCTTCATCGGCTTGGCGATCTCGCTGCCGTTCATCGTGGCGGGCATCCTCTACGCACGCGAGCTGCTGGCGCTGATGGGTGCCGACGAGTGGAGCCTGGCCCATGGCTACCGCTACACGCGATGGATGCTCGGCGGCAACGCGGTGATCGCGCTGCTGTTCGTCATCAACGCGATCTTTCGCGGTGCGGGCGACGCGGCGATCGCCATGCGCGTGCTCTGGGTGGCCAACATCCTCAACATCGCGTTGGACCCGATCCTGATCTTCGGGCTCGGGCCGATCCCGGCAATGGGCATCGAGGGCGCGGCGATCGCCACCAACATCGGCCGCGGCGCCGCCGTGCTGATGCAGCTCTGGCTGCTGTTCAAGGGCGGCAAGCACATTCGCGCCACGCTCGACCACGTCACATGGAACGGTGCGATCGCGCTGAACATCGTCCGCACTGCGCTGGGTGGCATCGGCCAGATGATCGTGG
The genomic region above belongs to Luteitalea sp. and contains:
- a CDS encoding MATE family efflux transporter; the encoded protein is MTESIEAVTGGAPTGSLWSGLKSAIRGTEADYTQIPLRRAVFLLAVPMILELVMESTFAVADIYFVGKLGSSAVATVGLTETYLFLLYSIAMGLSMAVTAIVARRIGEKQRDEAGKTAVQAIFIGLAISLPFIVAGILYARELLALMGADEWSLAHGYRYTRWMLGGNAVIALLFVINAIFRGAGDAAIAMRVLWVANILNIALDPILIFGLGPIPAMGIEGAAIATNIGRGAAVLMQLWLLFKGGKHIRATLDHVTWNGAIALNIVRTALGGIGQMIVAMTAWIFLMRILASLGSEAVAGATIALRTMMFTMMPAWGLSNAAATLVGQNLGAGQPERAESSVWRIGRYNMVFMVAVSVVYFLFNEPIVAIFSQDTRVVAIGAEWLRILSYSYFVYGWWMVAVQAFNGAGDTITPTKINLVFFWLIQIPLSYALAIPLGWEHSGVFWGVFVSETAVGLFTLWLFTRGGWKRAQV